CATTATTAGATGGAACAAGTCATTTCGGCACAATATTGGAATTTCTCCAATCCTTGTTTTAGCTGAGCTGAAACAAAAGGGTCCACAAAAGCAGTCCACACTCTCAAAGGAGCTAGCATATACACCCGGTGCAATGACGAATATTGCAAACAGGCTAATTAAAGAAGGCTATGCTAAGCGTCAATACAATGAAGCGGACCGCCGAATTATCCTATTGGCAATTACCGAACAGGGATTAGCAATCCTGGATGAAGCACAGGCAAAGGGGCAAGAAGTAAAAAAAGATTTATTTGACGTTTTAAGTGAAGAGGAAATTAATCAGTTTCTAGCCATTCATGAAAAACTATTAAGGAACTTTGATTAACATTAATGGTTCAGCGAGACCTTTGCTTATTATTATGGCAGGGGTTCGGCTTTTTTTAATATAAGACTAGCCCCAGCCCTCGATTCTAAACGGGGCGCTTGCGCTTTTCTTAATGAAAGGGAGCGGTGTCTTATGGTGAAGATATACGATATGGGTTTAGAACAACTGAAACGATTGGCAGCTATCTTGCAAAAGCAAGGAGTAGATGCGGAAGTATGCAAGCGGCCAATTACGGAAAGCACAAAATAATAAGAGGAAAAAAATACGAATACCGATAAAACATAAAACAACCGCCCACTAGCGATGAAAATTTCCATTTGCTAAGGAGGCTTTCAGGCTTGGATTTTGGTGATGAGTAATAATATACCATTTAGTACCTTGTAATAAACGGTACTGAATGGTATATTTTATTAACCAGTACTATACAATGTATAATAGATAGATGAAAATGAGGTGCAAGCAACCATGAACATCCAGTTTAAGAAAGGTGTCTTAGAAATTTGTGTTCTGGCTTTACTAAATAAACAGGATCGATATGGATATGAACTCGTTCAAAAAATCTCCAGTCAAATTGCTATATCAGAAGGTTCTGTGTATCCGTTGTTACGGAGATTAACTAAAGAGGAGTACTTTACAACTTATTTGCAGGAGTCAAAGGAAGGCCCTTCACGTAAATATTATCGAATAACAGACAAAGGAAGGGCATATCTTCATAAGCTTATCAATGACTGGCAGGAGTTTTCTATAGGTGTTAATCAAATTATTAAAGAAGGTGTTAGCGATGAATAAGGAACAATTTTTAAGAAAGTTAGATTCATCTTTACAAAGACTCTCTTCAGATGAACGCCGGGATATTCTGCATGACTTTGAAGAACATTTTGCTATTGCGTTAACAGAAGGGAAAAGCGAGGAACAAATTTCCGATTCGCTTGGTTCGCCAACTCAAATTGGAAAAGAATTACTTGCCAACTACCACCTCGAGAAAGTTGGAACAACCGCATCAACTGGTAACATATTCCGCGCTGTTTGGGCTGTTGTTGGCCTGGGATTTTTCAATCTCGTGATTGTGCTTGGACCATTTATTGCCCTTGCTGCAGTTGTGTTTGCGGGTTGGGCATCGAGTATCGCTTTTATCGCCTCTCCGCTGTTGGCATTGGTGAATATTGTCATCTATCCCGGTTCATTTGAGCTTTTTGATTTATTCTTTTCTATTTCACTTACTGGACTCGGACTATTTATAGCAATCGGAATGTTCTATGCAACACGTACATTGACCGATGGATTTGTTCGTTACTTGAATTATAATGTGAAACTCGTTAAAGGTGGTTTAAAACATGACTAAGGTTAAAAAAATATCAATCATAGCGTCAATCCTAATATTGGTTGGTGTTGTTGGTTGTATACTAACGTTTAATTTATTGGAGAAGCCAACTGCGATTGCCGAAGAGAAAATCATCGATAACCACGACATTTCGACCGTTGACATTCACGCCAATAATGAAATGGTAAAAATTATTCCGACGAAGGACTCATTGGTTAAGGTAGAACTTACCGGAAAAGCAACAAAAGGTTCCAAAGATGATTTATCTGTTGAAGCTGAAGGAAACAGGCTATCAATTAAAACCAATAATCAAAGGAAATTTTTTAACTTTGATTTTTTTACAACATCGCTTACATTAACCATTCATCTGCCGCAGAAAATATATGAGTCGTTACAAGTGGATATTGATAATGGCAGTGTTGGTGCAAACGGGTTAGCAATAAACAGCGTAAAGGCTAAAACAAATAATGGTCAAATCGAAATGAGCAATATGAAATCTGCTGCAGTAGAGGTGGAATCAGATAACGGGAAGCTTATTTTGGATAACGTTGATGGCAGGATTACCGGTGAAACAAATAATGGCACCATTTTGCTTAAGACTAAGGATTTAGATCGAAATATAGAACTTGAGTCTGATAACGGGGGGATCAAGGTCGGGTCTGACAAAGAACCAACGAATGTAACATTCCGTGTGGATACAGACAATGGAAATATTAATATCCTTGATAAGTATAATGATAATGCTGTTATTGGAAAGGGAGATAACTTAATAAAATTGTCTACAGATAATGGATCAATTACCGTTACAAGGTAGAACGAGGCAAAAACTATGAGAAAACGACAAAAGAGGCCGGTTAAATTTAGATTAGCCAGCCTCTTTCAAAGTTTTCCTTTAAATAATTCCCTGGGCCACCATCGCATCGGCCACTTTGGTGAATCCCGCGATATTGGCGCCTGCCACCAGGTTGCCGGGAACGCCATACTCATCAGCAGCCTGCATGCAGTTTTGATAAATATTAGTCATGATCTCCTGTAACTTTCCATCGACTTCTTCAAACGACCAGGATGTTTTTCCACTGTTTTGAGCCATTTCGAGTGATGAAACCGCTACGCCACCGGCATTGGCTGCCTTGGCCGGGGCGAAAAGGACATTGCTGTTTTGGAATATAGTGATCGCCCCAAGTGTTGAAGGCATATTTGCACCCTCACCAACTACCTTGACACCATTGGCAACCAATACTTTTGCCGTTGCTTCATCAATTTCATTTTGTGTTGCACAAGGAAGCGCAATATCACAGGGAATGGACCAGATTCCTGTGCAGTCTTCGAAATATTCCGCATCGGGATGCACATCAACATATTCGCTGATTCTCTTTGTCTCAACTTCCTTTAACCTTTTCACGGTATCAAGGTTTATACCATTTTTATCATAAATAAATCCATCAGAGTCACTGCAGGCCACAACCCTTGCGCCGAATTGAATAGCCTTCTCAATCGCATAGATGGAAACGTTGCCTGACCCAGATACAACAACGGTGCTGCCTTTAAGGGCGAAATCCTGGTCTTTCAACATTTCGTTTATAAAATAAACAGTACCATATCCAGTGGCCTCCTGGCGTGCAATACTTCCACCATACTCAATTCCTTTTCCTGTTAATACGCCTGCTTCGAAGCTGCCACGGATTTTTTTATACTGTCCAAACATAAATCCAATCTCCCTTGAGCCGACGCCAATATCACCGGCTGGTACATCAATATCGGGACCAATGTATTGGGATAGTTCAGTCATGAAACTTTGGGTGAAACGCATGATTTCAAGCTCTGACTTTCCTTTTGGATCAAAGTCAGAACCGCCTTTTCCCCCGCCTATTGGCTGTCCGGTTAAGGAGTTTTTAAAGATTTGTTCAAATCCCAGAAATTTAACAATACTGGCATTCACGGAAGGATGAAAACGCAAGCCGCCTTTATACGGGCCAATTGCACTGTTATATTGAACACGGAATCCGCGGTTTACTTGAACTCTGCCAAGGTCATCTACCCATGGAACTCTGAATGTAATAAGTCTTTCTGGTTCTACTATTCTATCGAGTATACCGTAATCCATATACTTTGGATGATTGACAAAAACCGGTACCAAAGAATTAAATATTTCTTTAACGGCCTGCAAAAACTCGTGTTCATTAGGGTTGCGCTTTTGAACAGTTTCATATACTTCATTTACATACTCTTTAGCAGTCTTTTTTTCCTCTTGCAAAACTTCATTTAACGTTGTCATAGATTCTCTCCTTGAATATAAATTTTGGTTACTTGAGGGTATTGCTGAGTCAATAAAATTGAGGGGTTTCCCGTCCTTTTGAAGCCCTTATAGGCGGTTATATTCGTGTTTGCTATAAAGGTTGAATTTTCATTATAACTGATTTTTCAGTCAATATAAAGTGAAAAGCATTATGAATCGATATAAAGTAAAAAACTTCCATTGGTTTCTAATGCTAAGATACAATTATTCAGACTTTAGACCATGATTTAATAACGGAAACAAGCTCATCTTTTACCTGCTGGAATTGCTTTTTTCGGTGGCCATTTGCACCTGATGGATGTGGGAATCCAAATAGGTAGGAGTGATCAGGCAATTGTTTTTCCGAAAGCAGCTTGCGCAAAGATCGTTCCACAACTTTTCCAAGCGGTATAATGAGAGCGGGATGTTTAATTTGCCTCAACTCTATTGGAAATACATCATAAGCATAAGTGGATAACAGTGGCGTCCTATTGATGGCCGGTTTGTGACCGGTATAATTTTCCCCCTGGAGAAAGACAGGATATTTAATGATTGATGTTGTATGCAATAATGGTCTTTTTTCTATAAACAAAGAAGAGGAACTTCCCGCATCAATAATGCCAGGTATCCCGCATTGATCCAGCATGTTAATTAAATTGCTTCTCATTGATCCAGCAAAACTTGCGGCTATCTTAGCCTTTTCTAAGACTTGGTCAGTAGGATGATGTGATTTCAGGCCTTTTACAGTCTGTTCAAAAGCGGCTTTCATCTGACTCCAGCCTGGTGTTATTCCCACAATAACAATTTTTGCCTGATTGTTGATGTATTCATTATGAGGGGCATAATACATTTCCAAGTTTCCAGTTCTATTAATTAAGAATTGTTCAGTCAATAAGTCCTGTTTCGTAAGGGGGCTTTCTTGGTTTAATGCTTGAATTGCAGGTAAATATTCGTGAAATTTTGAGTTTACCACGGTAATCCCCCTGTGACCCCAAATTTAGTAATTCTTCACATTGTATCATAATGAATGGCAAATATGTTCTAATTAACCATGATACAATGGTAGAATACCCATCAATTTTTTAAATATGAATGGAGTGGAAACGTGAAAGAGTACCAATACGATAAACTCCTGAACATCCATACAGGCGGCTATCAAAAAGATTCCAATCAATCATTTCATTACTATCCGTATGAGCCAACCCAATATAGTGCTTTAGAGACCTTATTTACGAAATATGAATTGAAAAGCAGTGATCATGTAGTTGATTTTGGATGTGGAAAAGGCAGGCTGAACTTTTTTATCCATTACTATTACAACGCAACCGTTACAGGGATCGAAATGGACAAGACCTTCTATCAGATAGCAATAGAAAATCGGAATAGTTATGCGGGAAAAAATAAAGATAACATTCATTTCCATTGCTGCCTCGCCGAGGAATATCAGATTGCCCCGCAGGACAACCGTTTTTACTTTTTTAATCCCTTTTCGAAAGAAATTTTTATCAATACCATAAATAATATATTGATGTCAGTAGAACGAACAAGACGGGATATTGAGCTGATTCTTTATTACAGTTCAGATGATTATATCTATTTTCTGGAGAATGATACTTCTTTTGAATTAAAGGAAGAAATTATTATACCTGATTTATCCAAGAATGATCCTTATGAGCGGTTTTTGATTTATCGCTTAGTTTAAGGATTTAAAGAAAATGTGGCATTGACTAGTAAAAGGCAAATGCCACGTTTTCCTAAACATCTGATTACACGCTTACAGCTCGCCACTGTACCACCTAAAATAACCCAAATACCACGAAATGGACGCAATAAAGAGCAGGGCAATTACCATTAAGCCCAAAAATGCCCAATCACGGAAAGAAACAGAGAAACTCCTGTAAAAGGTTCGCTTTTTCTCACCGGTAAAACCTTTTGATTCCATTGCCATTGCTGTCCGCTCGGCCTTTCTTATGGCGCTCGCTAACAGTGGTATGGAGAACTTTTTATATTGATCCAGCTTACCGCGGAATGTCTTTGCCTGATCAAATCCACGTACCCGGTGGGCGGTCCGGATAATGAGCAGTTCGTCTTTCATCATTGGTAAAAAACGGTATCCAGCCAGGACGCCATACGCAATTTTTGGTGGTAATTTTAATTGTTGAATAAGGCTTAAAATGAAATCCACAATATTTGTTGTGAAAACAAATAGTAATGATAACGCAGCAACACTCAGAACACGTAATGAAAGGGCAAGCGCCGTTACAAAGGATTCTTCAGGAATGGTTAATCCTAATAAAGTGATTTCCTCCTGTGGATGCGTTGGTGTGTCTGCGAATGCGATTGTCGTCCAAAGCATCCCAAACGCAATAATGGAAAACGGCAGAAAATATAAACAATACCTTTTGCCATTTATATCCCCGCCGATGAATGTTAATGCGATTGTGCAAATCATAAATAGAAATGGTGTAAACGGGTCGAACACTAATGCGAGCAGTGTCACAAGTAATAGGATTGTTATTGCCTTTATACTCGGGTTAAGATGATGTAGAAACATAATTGGCTTCCCTTTCATAGCAATGTTGAAGCTGAACTTGGATCGGCAGTGCAAGCTGCCAGTTCTTTAATACTGCCGGTTTTACTGTCCATAATTCACTCGGATGGCAGTCAGCAGAGACATTTCCCTGATTGATAACAATTACCCGGTCAGCATAATGATGAACAATCTCCATGTCATGCGTGATCATGACGATACTGGTCCCTTGTTTATTTCGTTCTTCCAGCAGGTCCATTAATGCTTTGGTTGAATGCGCATCCTGTCCAAATGTTGGTTCATCTAAAATGAGTATACGCTGATTATCTACAATCATTGTTGCAACACTTAGACGACGTTTTTGACCCTGACTGAGTGTATAAGGATGTTCATTTTCAAGCCCTTCCAAACCGCAATCCTTGATGATGGAAGTGACCTTTTCGTTGATTCCCTTGTTGTCCAGACCCCTCAGCCGCAAACTGAATGCAACCTCATCAAATACAGTGTTCATAATAAATTGATGCTCTGGATTTTGAAATACATAACCTATTTTGTCGCGCAAATAAATTTCTTTCCAATGTTCCAATGCTTTTCCGTTTAAGTAGGCAGTTCCTGCTGATGGTTTTTGGATACCAGCTAATATCCTTGTCAGTGACGTTTTACCGCTTCCGTTTGCACCAACGATAGCTACAAACTCTCCATCATATAACTTTAGCGAGATGTTACGAATGACTTGCTGGTTTTTCTTCTTCCACGATAGATTAATTGCTTCCAAAAGAACATCGGAATTTCTTTTTTCTATTGGTGGTTCATAGCCCCATTTTACTGATGGCTGTTGGCCTGCCAGATCTGTAAATTCATCCATGGTTAACGGAAGAAAACCATTCCAATGCGCAGATTGCTGCAGAACATATTGGGTGATTCTGGGCAGCCATATTCCTTGTCCATTCAATTCCGGTAGAATTTCCTCAATGCCTTTTCGCAGCGATCCATCATAAAAAACTTCTCCAGATTTATTTAATAACAGACTGCGGTCGCACAAATCCATCCATCCGTCCAATTGATGTTCGATGACAATCAGAGCAAACTCCTTTTGTCTTTTTAACTGTTGTATGGTGGTGATTAAATCCTTTGTCGCAACCGGGTCCAGGTTCGCGGTGGGTTCATCCAAAATGAGTAAATCCGGTTCTAGCGCCAGGGCACAGGCTAAGGCGAGTTTTTGTTTTTGTCCTCCAGAAAGGGAGGCAATATCTGATTCCTTATAGGAGACCATATTAACTTGCGAAAGAGCGTCATCTATCTTTGCCTCCATCAGGTGACGGGGCAGATTTATGTTTTCCAAGCCAAATGCAATCTCATCTTCAACGGTAAGCATGCAAAATTGTGTTTCTGGGTCTTGAAATACAACACCAACTTGACGGCTAAGTTCACCTGGTTTATATGCCGTCGATCTCTCCCCGTTGATGAAAATATTGCCAGTCATTGTTCCATCCAGTTCACGAGGATATAGGCCATTTAAACAAAAAGTTAAGGTGCTTTTCCCACAGCCGCTTGGTCCAAGCAATAAAAGTGTTTCACCTTTGTCCAATTCAAAACTGACATTCGAAATGGTGTCTTGATTGGGATGATTTTCGAATCCTAAGGACAACTGTTGTACGCGTAAAAGGAAATCCTTCTTCATGCCGCATTTTTCTTTCTGTACTCTTTTCCCAGAGCAAAACTGGATAAGACACCTGTTTGTGCCAGGGCATCGCCCAAAGTTTTTCCGAGTAATCCAGCGATTAATGCGCCACTTATCATGCGTGTGACAAACATCCCAATCACATAAGGGGTAGAAAGTGCAGCATATCCACTTATAAAGTAACCGTACACAAAGCTGAATACAGCGGAACCAACACCGGCAAACAGAAGGACCCATGTTGAGTAATTTTTCCAACGGGTTGCTGCAAATGCAGCCTCAGCGCCTAACCCTTGAACTATTCCAGACAAAATCAGCATTGGGCCAGCTGCATTACCGAGTAGAACCTCGACCATTGCAGCAATTGTTTCAGATATAAATGCAGCACCAGGCTTACGGATAATATAAGCAGCCAGTATAGAAACAATAAACCAGATTCCAAAAATAAGATCGTAGCCAATCGGTCCAAAAAATCCCACAAGAATTTTCCCCACAGGAACAAAGGCCAGATAAACAACCGCGAATACAACGGAAAGTGCGGACATTACAACGATTTCTTTAAAACGCCAATTATTCACGATTGCCACCCCTTTTAGACGATGGACTATTTGCTGATATGGAGACTGTCATCACAGTGTGGCTTGATCCCCCAAGGACAGTAGCCTGAAAAACCTTTTCTAAACCTTCAAAAACGTTAATCGCTCCCCCGTCCAGACGAGTGGAGTAATGCGCATGTGAGACATCTACATGACTTTTCATCGCTTCAATCTGCTCCATAATTACATTCATATAATTTCCGCCGCCTAATGGATAGAGAGAAAATTTAGCCGCTACCGGCTGTTTGATATCATTCACTTGTGAGTTGTATACTGCTATATCATCCTCGGCCATATAAACGTCTCCGGCGGAATCTCCTGGACAGCCTAATGAATACGTTGCTTGAAATGCAACATGTTCACCTGTCCTCGCAGCATGAATAAATATTGCCTTTGTTACGTCAAAAACATGTATTAGTTTTCCCCGCACAGTTGTTGTCACATCGTCCGTTTTCATCCAAACCTTTGATGTGTCAACATTTTTCAACGCACCCGTGATAATCTCGATGAAATCGTCACTCATAGGGTGGATAGAAAAGCTGCATCCAGCAATTTCTGGTCCCATACATTGTTGATTTTTCATTTACATCTCCTCCTTTTTAATTTTCAGCCATTAAAAAAACTGCATCCCCGTGGAATGCAGTCCATTTGTTTGTATAAGAAAGTAATAAAATACAAGCTTCGACCACACTTCCCCACGCTAGTATTATCTAGTTCGGGTTCAAAGGGTCAGAACGAAACAGTTCTTCTCAGCCGATTTCACAGCTCCCCTAGTGAAAGGTTCATATGCAGTTTTTCTAGGTCTATCTTAACCTAGTATGTTTGAAATTGTAAAGGGTGGATACAGCTTAATAATACAAACTAGTTAATTCACAAAGGAAAATTGATCGAA
This Virgibacillus phasianinus DNA region includes the following protein-coding sequences:
- a CDS encoding ABC transporter ATP-binding protein, encoding MKKDFLLRVQQLSLGFENHPNQDTISNVSFELDKGETLLLLGPSGCGKSTLTFCLNGLYPRELDGTMTGNIFINGERSTAYKPGELSRQVGVVFQDPETQFCMLTVEDEIAFGLENINLPRHLMEAKIDDALSQVNMVSYKESDIASLSGGQKQKLALACALALEPDLLILDEPTANLDPVATKDLITTIQQLKRQKEFALIVIEHQLDGWMDLCDRSLLLNKSGEVFYDGSLRKGIEEILPELNGQGIWLPRITQYVLQQSAHWNGFLPLTMDEFTDLAGQQPSVKWGYEPPIEKRNSDVLLEAINLSWKKKNQQVIRNISLKLYDGEFVAIVGANGSGKTSLTRILAGIQKPSAGTAYLNGKALEHWKEIYLRDKIGYVFQNPEHQFIMNTVFDEVAFSLRLRGLDNKGINEKVTSIIKDCGLEGLENEHPYTLSQGQKRRLSVATMIVDNQRILILDEPTFGQDAHSTKALMDLLEERNKQGTSIVMITHDMEIVHHYADRVIVINQGNVSADCHPSELWTVKPAVLKNWQLALPIQVQLQHCYEREANYVSTSS
- a CDS encoding MarR family winged helix-turn-helix transcriptional regulator, producing MENNVFKLIRTVELFTNESIIRWNKSFRHNIGISPILVLAELKQKGPQKQSTLSKELAYTPGAMTNIANRLIKEGYAKRQYNEADRRIILLAITEQGLAILDEAQAKGQEVKKDLFDVLSEEEINQFLAIHEKLLRNFD
- a CDS encoding energy-coupling factor transporter transmembrane component T family protein, with product MFLHHLNPSIKAITILLLVTLLALVFDPFTPFLFMICTIALTFIGGDINGKRYCLYFLPFSIIAFGMLWTTIAFADTPTHPQEEITLLGLTIPEESFVTALALSLRVLSVAALSLLFVFTTNIVDFILSLIQQLKLPPKIAYGVLAGYRFLPMMKDELLIIRTAHRVRGFDQAKTFRGKLDQYKKFSIPLLASAIRKAERTAMAMESKGFTGEKKRTFYRSFSVSFRDWAFLGLMVIALLFIASISWYLGYFRWYSGEL
- a CDS encoding ECF transporter S component produces the protein MNNWRFKEIVVMSALSVVFAVVYLAFVPVGKILVGFFGPIGYDLIFGIWFIVSILAAYIIRKPGAAFISETIAAMVEVLLGNAAGPMLILSGIVQGLGAEAAFAATRWKNYSTWVLLFAGVGSAVFSFVYGYFISGYAALSTPYVIGMFVTRMISGALIAGLLGKTLGDALAQTGVLSSFALGKEYRKKNAA
- a CDS encoding DUF4097 family beta strand repeat-containing protein: MTKVKKISIIASILILVGVVGCILTFNLLEKPTAIAEEKIIDNHDISTVDIHANNEMVKIIPTKDSLVKVELTGKATKGSKDDLSVEAEGNRLSIKTNNQRKFFNFDFFTTSLTLTIHLPQKIYESLQVDIDNGSVGANGLAINSVKAKTNNGQIEMSNMKSAAVEVESDNGKLILDNVDGRITGETNNGTILLKTKDLDRNIELESDNGGIKVGSDKEPTNVTFRVDTDNGNINILDKYNDNAVIGKGDNLIKLSTDNGSITVTR
- a CDS encoding YkoF family thiamine/hydroxymethylpyrimidine-binding protein, with the translated sequence MKNQQCMGPEIAGCSFSIHPMSDDFIEIITGALKNVDTSKVWMKTDDVTTTVRGKLIHVFDVTKAIFIHAARTGEHVAFQATYSLGCPGDSAGDVYMAEDDIAVYNSQVNDIKQPVAAKFSLYPLGGGNYMNVIMEQIEAMKSHVDVSHAHYSTRLDGGAINVFEGLEKVFQATVLGGSSHTVMTVSISANSPSSKRGGNRE
- a CDS encoding HAAS signaling domain-containing protein, whose translation is MNKEQFLRKLDSSLQRLSSDERRDILHDFEEHFAIALTEGKSEEQISDSLGSPTQIGKELLANYHLEKVGTTASTGNIFRAVWAVVGLGFFNLVIVLGPFIALAAVVFAGWASSIAFIASPLLALVNIVIYPGSFELFDLFFSISLTGLGLFIAIGMFYATRTLTDGFVRYLNYNVKLVKGGLKHD
- a CDS encoding SAM-dependent methyltransferase, translating into MKEYQYDKLLNIHTGGYQKDSNQSFHYYPYEPTQYSALETLFTKYELKSSDHVVDFGCGKGRLNFFIHYYYNATVTGIEMDKTFYQIAIENRNSYAGKNKDNIHFHCCLAEEYQIAPQDNRFYFFNPFSKEIFINTINNILMSVERTRRDIELILYYSSDDYIYFLENDTSFELKEEIIIPDLSKNDPYERFLIYRLV
- the gdhA gene encoding NADP-specific glutamate dehydrogenase — protein: MTTLNEVLQEEKKTAKEYVNEVYETVQKRNPNEHEFLQAVKEIFNSLVPVFVNHPKYMDYGILDRIVEPERLITFRVPWVDDLGRVQVNRGFRVQYNSAIGPYKGGLRFHPSVNASIVKFLGFEQIFKNSLTGQPIGGGKGGSDFDPKGKSELEIMRFTQSFMTELSQYIGPDIDVPAGDIGVGSREIGFMFGQYKKIRGSFEAGVLTGKGIEYGGSIARQEATGYGTVYFINEMLKDQDFALKGSTVVVSGSGNVSIYAIEKAIQFGARVVACSDSDGFIYDKNGINLDTVKRLKEVETKRISEYVDVHPDAEYFEDCTGIWSIPCDIALPCATQNEIDEATAKVLVANGVKVVGEGANMPSTLGAITIFQNSNVLFAPAKAANAGGVAVSSLEMAQNSGKTSWSFEEVDGKLQEIMTNIYQNCMQAADEYGVPGNLVAGANIAGFTKVADAMVAQGII
- a CDS encoding PadR family transcriptional regulator: MNIQFKKGVLEICVLALLNKQDRYGYELVQKISSQIAISEGSVYPLLRRLTKEEYFTTYLQESKEGPSRKYYRITDKGRAYLHKLINDWQEFSIGVNQIIKEGVSDE